The following are encoded together in the Streptomyces sp. NBC_01465 genome:
- a CDS encoding S1 family peptidase, whose translation MRRPIARALTGVLALIAAGAAAPLAAPVPAAADGVVIGGTPAHAADNPWVVAVSSRDRFGGTRAGQFCGGVVVAPDKVVTAAHCLSTEVLGVPLSEVHDLKVIAGRDELKGAGGEEIPVSAAWADPEYNPLTNADDLAVLTLSRALPAAYTLPVAAPEDIADLPGTGAAVYGWGDTTGTGTYAGELRSTRVQVLPDAMCEEAYPGTADGTYEAASMLCAGDPQGGHDACQGDSGGPLVAHGRLIGLVSWGVGCGQAASPGVYTRISALLPAVGEQG comes from the coding sequence ATGCGTCGTCCTATCGCCCGAGCGCTGACAGGGGTGCTGGCACTGATCGCCGCGGGCGCCGCGGCCCCACTGGCGGCTCCTGTGCCCGCCGCGGCCGACGGTGTCGTCATCGGCGGGACCCCGGCGCATGCCGCCGACAATCCCTGGGTCGTGGCGGTGTCCAGCCGTGACCGGTTCGGGGGTACCAGAGCGGGCCAGTTCTGCGGGGGAGTGGTGGTGGCCCCGGACAAGGTGGTCACGGCCGCCCACTGCCTGAGTACGGAGGTCCTCGGCGTCCCGCTGAGCGAAGTGCACGACCTCAAGGTCATCGCGGGCCGCGACGAGCTGAAGGGGGCGGGCGGCGAGGAGATCCCGGTGAGCGCCGCCTGGGCCGATCCGGAGTACAACCCGCTCACCAACGCCGACGACCTGGCCGTACTGACCCTGTCCCGGGCTCTCCCGGCGGCGTACACGCTTCCGGTGGCGGCACCCGAGGACATCGCGGATCTGCCGGGCACGGGTGCCGCCGTCTACGGCTGGGGCGATACGACCGGCACCGGGACCTACGCGGGCGAGCTGCGCTCGACCAGGGTGCAGGTGCTGCCCGACGCGATGTGCGAGGAGGCGTATCCGGGGACCGCCGACGGGACGTACGAGGCCGCCAGCATGCTCTGCGCCGGTGACCCCCAGGGCGGTCACGATGCGTGCCAGGGCGACAGCGGAGGGCCGCTGGTGGCGCACGGCCGGCTCATCGGGCTGGTCTCCTGGGGCGTCGGCTGTGGGCAGGCCGCCAGTCCCGGGGTCTACACACGGATCTCGGCGCTGCTTCCGGCGGTCGGGGAACAGGGCTGA
- a CDS encoding DUF7455 domain-containing protein, with amino-acid sequence MTTVLTPASPLTAADRCDRCGAQAYLRVVLASGGELLFCAHHGRKFEPELKKIAADIQDETDRLTAVPATSAEEER; translated from the coding sequence GTGACTACTGTTCTGACCCCCGCGAGCCCCCTGACGGCCGCCGACCGATGCGACCGTTGCGGCGCCCAGGCATACCTGCGCGTTGTCCTGGCCAGCGGCGGCGAACTGCTCTTCTGCGCCCACCACGGGCGCAAGTTCGAGCCGGAACTCAAGAAGATCGCCGCGGACATCCAGGATGAGACCGATCGGCTCACGGCCGTACCGGCCACCTCAGCCGAAGAGGAACGCTGA